One window from the genome of Nicotiana sylvestris chromosome 9, ASM39365v2, whole genome shotgun sequence encodes:
- the LOC104238160 gene encoding heavy metal-associated isoprenylated plant protein 21-like, with translation MGVLDHIINFFTITTNTTHKKKSMQTVEIKVKMDCDGCERRVKNSVKYMKGVKTVEVNRKQSKVTVNGYVDPNRVLNRIKSTGKRAEFWPYVPYNVVYYPHAPQAYDKRAPAGMVKNVPQAQLPPNATEEEKFAYLFSDDNPSACSIM, from the exons ATGGGTGTATTGGACCATATAATAAACTTTTTTACAATCACAACCAACACAACCCACAAGAAGAAATCAATGCAG ACGgttgaaataaaagtgaaaatgGACTGTGATGGATGTGAAAGAAGAGTCAAGAATTCTGTTAAGTATATGAAAG GTGTAAAAACAGTGGAAGTGAACAGAAAGCAAAGCAAAGTGACAGTTAATGGTTATGTTGATCCAAACAGAGTATTGAACAGAATAAAGAGTACAGGAAAAAGAGCAGAATTTTGGCCATATGTACCTTATAATGTGGTATATTATCCTCATGCACCTCAGGCCTATGATAAAAGAGCACCTGCTGGTATGGTTAAAAATGTACCACAAGCACAACTTCCCCCTAATGCTACCGAAGAAGAAAAATTTGCTTACCTCTTCAGTGATGACAATCCAAGTGCTTGTTCCATTATGTGA
- the LOC138878541 gene encoding uncharacterized protein, whose product MMIRSSEVKPVKTPTVERSVNKLSMINGEPSVVVKKGSPSDIAAKQEKSEVVVLGVANKPIIIVEGAYEHRRALLKILNEAHVPDKISVNYLDKIANKIFEVNKVTFFDDELPVEGTEHNRALYLTVKCEDFVVTKVLVDNGSSANICPLFTLNKLKVDDERNHKNNIYVRGFDGGRKYSVGYIVLELTIGPVEFTMEFQVLEVAVSYNLLDASVPFIEVEDDKGPWVYQVFETVSVETVPEGKCVPTPKITSASVIVAFEMLKNGFVPGKGLGASLQGIIQPVSLPKNYGTFGLGFKPTAADVKRAKRLKQKAWVLPKPIPRLSRFFVKPSARKHPVTTGPSYVVDIYEELIRRFQRLFDDVNMVEVGEGYSKADVQFVGPNAKLNNWKAIPLPTRRESCSFYAGFNNMTCMRNLRPSLKIQSYSEIIIQEIECVDELEYDEDKAFEEINKELSHFEEKPNPNLNDTEAINLSDPDNVREIKISIYLEPQIREGIIKALFEYKDIFAWSYDDMPGLSTDWVVHKLPIDPTFPPIKQKLRKFKIDISVKTKEEVTKQLDAKHDITGRKEQAIYYLSKKFTSYEGILPLKEHVPP is encoded by the exons ATGATGATCCGAtccagtgaggtcaagccagtTAAAACACCAACAGTTGAAagatcagtgaacaagttgagcatgaTAAATGGTGAGCCATCTGTGGTAGTCAAGAAAGGATCCCCAAGTGATATTGCAGCAAAGCAAGAAAAGTCCGAAGTGGTTGTGCTAGGAGTAGCAAACAAGCCgatcataattgtagagggtgcct atgagcatcgtcgggccttgttgaaaattctgaatgaggctcatgttcccgacaaaatttcagtaaactATCTGGACaagatcgccaacaaaatatttgaggtgaacaaggTCACCTTCtttgatgatgagttgcctgtagaaggtactgaaCATAATAGAGCTCTCTACCttacggtaaaatgtgaagattttGTGGTTACCAAGGTATTAGTTGACAacgggtccagtgcaaacatctgccctctctttactctgaacaagttgaaagtggatgatgagaggaaccacaagaacaacatctacgttcggggatttgacggtggaaggaAATATTCAGTTGGTTatatagtgcttgagttgacaataggaccggtggaattcaccatggagtttcaggtgctggaggtagccgtctcttacaatttgct CGATGCCTCTGTCCCATTCATTGAGGTCGAAGATGATAAAGGGCCatgggtctatcaagtttttgaaacagtgTCGGTAGAGACGGTTCCAGAAGGAAAATGTGTTCCAACCCCAAAGATAACCTCCGCATCAGTCATAGTGGCCTTTGAAATGCTAAAAAATGGCTTTGTGCCTggtaaaggtctgggtgcatctctgcagggtatcatacagccGGTATCCCTCCCTAAGAATTATGGTACgttcggtcttggattcaaacctacagcggcagatgtgaaaagggctaaaaggttgaaacagaagGCGTGGGTACTTCCAAAGCCTATTCCGCGTCTCTCCAGGTTTTTTGTTAAGCCCAGTGCTAGGAAACACCCAGTGACGACAGGTCCAAGTTATGTGGTTGACATTTATGAGGAGTTAATTAGaaggttccagaggttgtttgatgatgtgaacatggtggaagttggagaaggttatAGCAAAGCGGACGTGCAGTTCGTCGGGCCGaatgcaaagcttaacaattggaaggctattCCTCTCCCTACcaggagggagtcttg ttctttttatgctggattcaataacatgacatgcatgaggaatcttcggcccagtcttaaaattCAATCttattctgaaataataatccaagaaatagagtgtgtcGATGAattagaatatgatgaggataaggcctttgaagagattaataaggaattaagtcattttgaagaaaaacctaacccgaacctgaatgatacagaagcaatcaatctaAGTgatccagataatgtcagagaaattAAGATAAGCATCTatcttgaaccgcaaatcagggaagggataattaaagcattgtttgagtataaggatatttttgcatggtcgtatgatgatatgcccgGGTTGAGTACCGATTGggtggtccataaattgccaattgatccaACATTTCCTCCCattaagcagaagttgagaaagttcaaaatcgACATAAGTGTGAAAaccaaagaagaggtcacaaaacagcttgatgcaaag catgacattactggtaggaaagagcaagccatctactatctcagcaagaagtttacatctTATGAGGGTATACTCCCGTTGAAAGAACATGTtccgccctga